The sequence below is a genomic window from Mytilus edulis chromosome 2, xbMytEdul2.2, whole genome shotgun sequence.
TTTGAACTTCCTAAGTTAATCAATAACTAATGTTTCTTGCATGTTCTGAGCATTCTAAGAACTACTACTACAAGGAAGGTAGTAATAAGTTTTTGGTAGTAAATATAAGATAAAGGAATATATTATTGCGAACCCAATTGaacctttccatagattcacctgatagttACGTGTCCATTTAAaattttggcagttctattgtcccatctaataaatacaacaggtattgttctctgtatagtttattcactcagacctttaaatttcttctaagagaaatctatcactcattgattaatctacctgAGTAAAAAATTAACTGCTAAATTAGATGGAAATAACTTGTTTACTATTTATAAAAAActgtatatgagtttgaatgtattatattttcaatctgttgaaTGCAAACACTGATtcaaacattaataaaagttgatttctgacaaaaaatcaacattattcctatttcgaaaaaaaaaattgataaaaaaaacctaaaaatgtTGATGTTTATATATTAAGACCTTCTAAAAAGTATTCTATAACTAAACAAAAACTAAAAGATGCAAATTTTCATACgaacaacactttttttttttaaaacaaactttttatgattaaattattatttattttggacaaattaaaaaaaaaatattttaataaacatcaAATCACAGGCATTTTTGTTTATGTGAAACATGCAATTTCCATCAATTTAGCAGATAACTTTTTACTCTggtagattaatcaatgagtgatagatttctcttagaagaaatttaaaggtctgagggaataaactatacagagaacaatacctgttgtatttgttcaattggaaaaagtttaaatggacaggtagttatcaggtgaatctatggaaatgTTCAATTTGGTTCACAATAAATACCAATAAATATGGCTTGAGCTTGATTTACTGCTCCTAAAGCATCTGGCTGTTGGTGAATACTTTGTACATCATATCCTGGAGGTAGAAAAAACAATACGATTTTAGTGGGAAAAGAAAGATGTGGGTATATATCAATGTGACAGCAACCCTAAAACACAATAATACTAGAAAAACtcttaaatgtacatgtatatgtatatatcagGGGTATCTGATTAAATGTacatgcgggaatttctcgctacattgaagacctgttggtgaccatctgctgttgttttttatttggtcgggttgttgtctctttgacacattccccatttccattctcaattttatgtatatgtatatatcagGGGTATCtgattaaatgtacatgtatatgtatatatcagGGGTATCtgattaaatgtacatgtatatgtatatatcagGGGTATCtgattaaatgtacatgtaaatgtatatatcagGGGTATCtgattaaatgtacatgtatatatatatatatatcaggggTATCtgattaaatgtacatgtatatgtatatatcagGGGTATCtgattaaatgtacatgtatatgtatatatcagGGGTATCtgattaaatgtacatgtatatgtatatatcagGGGTATCtgataaaatgtacatgtatatgtatatatatcaggggtcatgtatatatatatatcagtgatATCTGattaaatgtacatatatatatatatatatcaggggTATATGATTCAAATAGAAATCAAAAGTGCTAGTTCACTGAGGCCTCAATTGGATGAGAGTCTAAACATACCATTTTTTTCTTGTGAATCGGTTTTGCTAAGTGTGTCATAACTCTTATATGGTTTCACTGATGAGCATTCACTAAAGTATACAGTATACATTCATATTTATAAAgcattaatataaacatttacacACAGACaagatttattttgaaaagtCTTCTTATTCTTAAATTCTTAATTACTGAAAATGTTAGTTATTGGGACATTGGTAGATTCTTCAAATGGACAGATTTATTTTGCAATGTAACAAAAAAACATTGCACTTTTCATGttttttcaaatgcatgtacaagaGTTGGAAtaattcatgttattattttggcTGTAGTCAATACTCTTATGCTCTTTCTCCTTCCATTAAATTTTTACCAAAAGATGTGAATGCTTCCTTAGCCTTTCCAGCATACCAATCTCTGTCATGAAGTGCATATGGAACAAACAACACAGTTTTAACTTTGCTACAAAGAGAAggaaaaaacaatattatttctGATTTAGGCAGCAAGAATCCCCTTTGAATTGAATTCTGCAACTTATTATGAATAACTGAACTGAAAAGATTACACTTTAAAACTACAAATACAGATTTTCAATCTATTAAAAGATAGAATTTTCATACCTTCACAATCACTCCAAATGACTTGGACAAAAAACTGTTTATCAATTTATTTAGGACTGTAGTGAGATCTGTGAATAATCTCAATATCTTTTctaacattgattttgttttgaatattgtcCACCAGAATATgttacatacatcatgtacatatttgTACACCTTTATAGtataaaaaatttataattttggcattgcacaagttcgTCCTTTTTCTCAGACTGTTTTTGACATCTTCGTACTTAATATTCTGGAGAACATAATTGAATTATTAGTGAAGAAAAGGCTTCAGTGCTACATAGGTACaattaacagtggcggatccagccattttaaaaggggggggggggggttcccaacccagagtaaaggggggggttccagctatatgctcccattcaaatgcattgatcggccaaaaaaaaagggggttccaacccccggaaacccccccccccccccccttcaggATCCGCGCCTGATTAAGTTATATTTATGCAAATTGTATGAGCTTTAATAAATTCTCTCAAAACTAGGTAAGATATGCACTGCAGTGTTGAAAACCCCCAAAAAACAGCGATACACAATACTGAAATCCCTTGGGCTACCTTATTAAATGCCTATGGTTGAGTCTGAATTCTACTttcactttgtttttttttgtacaatttttaaCACTTATAATTGTATTTACTCAGAGAGAAATTGTTTTATCTGTTCTTTACAATGTCCTAGATATCCTCCGTCATATAATGTTGAATTGGATATCAACAATAATCGCCTCATGACAAAAGAATAAGTTAAAACTTAGTGGGTGTAAAGAATCAACTGAATTGAGTTACGCCCCCTTTAGTGAGACTTCCGCTTTCACTTTCACTTAACTACGGCGGGAACAAACTATCAGTCTATAATTTGGTGGTATTAATTAGGTATTTACTGGCATAAGAAAACTAAATCTCCAGTATAAATGGTTTCATTTTCACCAGTGGTACGATGAAAAAAAAACTCGGGGTTGTGTGAACATGACACGTTTACAAATATTGTATTTGCCCATATcatgctagtccaaataattatgacgtctggcaaggctattttatttattttttctgggacgccttcctacaacgtcccagaaaaaaaaaatagccttgccagacgtcataattatttggactaatatcATGCCATCTGTTTATCTGAGCTTGAGACTGATCATGGACGGATCCATGAGGaggtgccccccccccccttttcgttgaaaaatttggttaattctatagggaatcattgaagcatgactggagcgggctccCTCTTAGGTAAGTCAAATTGAGTTGATGGATCAATAAATGTTCGATTATTACAATAATatcgaaaataaaataacaccTACCTAgaatttccttttttaatgttaattttatccgaatttgaatcgTAGAGGTAACGTattaacctccagtttgtaagttttcctTTGTATGACAtcacgtttagccatgacgtctttgcgcaaaaatcattcatgaagtttcgcggaatttgtttgtttgtcaaatttatacattttttcaagcTTTAAcatatcatttctttttgtaatgcattagaatctgAATAACAGTACTgaagttgaagagttgccactgtcaattttgatttgatgtTATCAAATATCCATTTTAATGTCTCCGCTATGCATCCCCAGTAAAAcagcatttgcgaccgtcaaatcgaCAATTGACAATGGCAttactcttcaactacagtactgtcaTTCCTTATTTGTCCGGAAGATATTTACTATGaaaaacaccttattgctattccCACTTtcttgcttgaacttttgacgtcgtACAacagaggggcattatgttttctggtctgttcatccgtctgtatccgtctgtctgtcctgtttcaggttaaagtttttggtcaaggtagtttttgatgaagttaaagtcataTCAACTTataacttagtacacttgttccctatgatacaatctttctacttttaatgccaaataagatttttgatcccaatttcacggtccacttaacatagaaaatgaaagtgcaagtttcaggttaaaggttttggtcaaggttgtttttgaggaatatgaagtccaatcaactggaaacttattacacatgttccttatgatatgatctttctaatttaaatgccaaatttgatttttatcccactttcaaggtccactgaatatagaaaatgctagtgctagtggggcatccgtgtactttagAAACATTCTTGTTCTTTGTGCGTCAGATGTTTTCTATTAGGATGTGAAGAACTTTTGTGATGATCAGTAATGGATGAcaaaatagtgataaggtgtccACAGATGTGAAAAAGTGtccttcaaacaagaaaactaactgcctgatTGATGTACAACACAACAAAAGCAAACAACAATTAAAGGATACTGACTTGGGACACTTTGTTCATTTGAAATGGCAGCATTGTTAAGTTgtccatttaacatgtttaaaaaaaaaagaagccttTACCATATTTTTCTGTCTAATTTGAATAgattgatacaaacaaaatgtTATATTCTGTATTGTATTTTGTTGCAGGAAAATGGATGAAGAACCTATGGAGATGTCTCCTGATGGAAACAGAAATAAAAATTACTACCAAGGATTCCATGATAACAGTAATTCAGATATGGATGTGGACACATCACATGATAGGTCATATTCTTCTCCTTATGTTAataacttttcttttcataatatGAGTGCTACTATATCAACTTCATCTCCATATAAAAGTGAGTCTAAGTACTTTCATCAGGCAGGAGAGTCAGTAAAGCCATTAGGAATGAGACCACTTATAGTACCAAAAaagaatcaagaaaaaaaaataagcaatctACATAAAGATGAAAATTTGAACACTCTTCTATCAGAATCAAATAAACTTATAAAATCAtctttagagaaaaaaaaatctagatctAAGAGTAAAGAAATGTCTCCTAGAGAAAAACGTGTAAACAGACGAAAATCTGGAAATCAGTATGATGGACGAAGAAAGTTTTATGGATGGTTGTTCCTGGCTGTTTTATTTGCACTTCTTTCAACATTCATAGTAATCCATCAGAAATGTCATATACATATGGATGTAAATAAATTTGAACATGTGTTTGATGAAAATGTATTTGGTCAGCATATTGCCAAACATGCTTTGACAACAACACTTAGAAATATTTCTTTACGAATGCAGAATGACACAAAATTGTCAACCAACCctcttgttttttcttttcatgGTTGGACAGGAGTTGGCAAAAATTTTGTGACCAAACAGTTTCTCTATGGCTTTGATAATGCTAGAGTGACAACTTTCCTTATTCCTCTTCATTTTCCTCATAACTCACAGGACAaggaatataaaataaatattcagaAATGGGTGAAAGGAAACATAACTTTGTGTTatgtaaatatgtttgttttcGATGAAATGGATAAAGCAACACCTGGTCTCTTAGAAGGGCTCCTTTCTGTCATGAAAGATATTCAGAGAATTGAAATGGAAAAAACATggattatatttttattcttaagCAATTCTAGAGGTCATCAAATTAATAATTACCTTTTCACAGAAATGAAATCTGGGAAAAAACGAAATGATATCACCTTTGAGGAAATTCTTCCTGTTTTGACTAATCTTGATTCCAGTGATGAGTGGTATAAAGACTTCCATAAGCAGGGTTTGATTCATACATTTGTACCTTTTCTTCCACTTAATAAATATCATGTCCACCAGTGCATTGAAAAAGATATAATCAAGAAGGGGAGCCGACCTACCACAGAATTAATAAACAGTATCTCAGAAGAAATGCATTATATTCAGCCAGTAGCAGATCATGTTCCGTACTCTTTGACAGGATGTAAAAGGGTTTCAGACAAAGTGGACATTCATATTTAAATTTCTGTGATAAACtgatgttcatatatatatatatatatgtcatgtatttataaaatgtaaaatttttcaTATCGGTTTATAAAATATGATGCATTTATTTGCAATTGAAATTAATGATTAAGGACtagaaaatgtggattttttgtttgattgtaatATGAATAATAgatgaaaaatatttgatattcttTAATTATTTCCAAACTAAGAAAatgagatattaaaaaaaaaggagatgtggtatgattgctaatgagacaatcaTCAACCTGAGTTCAAATGAAAGTGAATGTAAGAAATTAAAGTCCACTGTACTGCTTTCAAAATTAAGGAATAAACTTACAGTTTATTCATTATGAAAGGCTCTGACACGAAAATCGTGAaacaattgaaacaagaaaaaactagtggccttatttataacaaattaattaactaaaaacaattatgaaccaatgacaaccactatcagaactacagactcctgacttgggacaggtgttAAAGAATGTGAtagggttaaacatttttgtgagTGCTCAACTTTTCCCCAATCTGGGATAGTGGTGTAAAagcacaacataagaataaactaaAAATTAGTTGCAATTGGCTAATCTTAAAAGATTGGTACACCTAACATAAGAACATAAGACACACATTAAGAAGAACCAAAGTAAGAGTACTTGCAGTTGCTGAAAGCTAGTTCATAGCAAATTAcaactagtagataaaaaaaattgtcccaGATTATAGCATCAACTAGTAAACATGCAACAGATTTAATGTAATGATGTCATAAACACTTGACCTTGTACATTGCCAAATTTAAAGTCAACAGTTTATAATAATTGATAGGATGAAGGATCATGAGTTCTAACTTTTTCAATGGCTATTTTTGCAATATCTTATACATATACTGTCACCAGTAAAAAGTAACTTTTAAGCTACCATAGCTAGATGTATCAGTTTTTGTTCATCGATCATTCTTTTTAATTATTCGTTTCATATATTTGTTGATAAGTACCACGACAcagttggtcctcaatgcttatGGTACTAAGTACCATTGTTAGTGGATTGTTAGTTTTTTATGGTCCCACTCTCACTGGCATGTTCATCCCTGATGAAACAACTGCCAGTGGACTTACATCCTGATGGTACCAGTAACACAGTAACTCTTAATAGTTGATACCAATGCTAGTCAACTGTAAGTCTGATGGTACAACTGTAAGTTAACTGTTAACATGATGGTACCATTGCTAGTGAATTGTTAATCTTATGATACCACTGCTAGTGAACTGTAAATAGTTGGTACCAATGCTAGTAAAGTGTAAGTCTGATGGTACAACTGTAAGTGAACTTAATATGATGATACCACTACTAGTCTGATAGTTCAACGCTACGGCTAGTGAACTGACAAACTGATGGTACTACTGCTAGTGAACTGTTAATCTGATGGTACCACTGCTAGTGAACTGTTAATCTGATGGTACCACTGCTAGTGAACTGATATAGTTGGTACCAATGCTAGTGAACTAAGTCTGATGGTACAACTGCTAGTGAACTGTTAATCCGATAGCACCACTGCTAGTGAACTGTAAATAGTTGGTACCAATGTTAGTGAACTGTAAGTCTGGTGGTACAACTGTAAGTGAACTGTTAATATGATGGTCCCATTGCTAGTCTGATAGTTCACCGCTACGGTTAGTGAACTGATAAACTGATGGTACCACTGCTAGTGAACTGTTAATATGATGGTACCACTACTAGTGAACTGTTAATAGTTGGTACCAATGCTAGTGAACTGTATGTCTGATGGTACCACTGCTAGTGAACTGTTAATATGATGGTACCACTTCTAGTGGACTGATATAGTTGGTACCAATGCTAGTGAACTAAGTCTGATGGTACAACTGCTAGTGAACTGTTAATCCGATAGTACCACTGCTAGTGAACTGTAAATAGTTGGTACCAATGTTAGTGAACTGTATGTCTGATGGTACAACTGTAAGTGAACTGTTAATATGATGGTACCACTTCTAGTGGACTGATACTTCACCGCTACGGTTAGTGAACTGATAAACTGATGGTACCATTGCTAGTGAACTGTTAATCTGATGATACCACTACTAGTGAACTGTTAATAGTTGGTACCAATGCTAGTGAACTGTATGTCTGATGGTACCACTGCTAGTGAACTGTTAATATGATGGTACCACTTCTAGTGGACTGATAGTTCACCGCTACGGCTAGTGAACTGATAAACTGATGGTACCACTGCTAGTGATCTTTTTATCTGATGGCACAACTGCTAGTGAACTGTTAATCGGATGGTTCCACTGCTAGTAAACTGTTAATAGTTGGTACAGCTGTTATTGAACTGTTAATATGATGGTACCACTGCTAGTCTGGTGGTACATCGCTACAGTTAGTGAACTGTTAAACTGATAGTACCACTGTTAATAGTTGGTACCAATGCTAGTGAACTGTAAGTCTGATGGTACAACTGTAAGTTAACTGTTAGTCTTATGGTACATCTGCTAGTTAACTGTAAATCTGATGGTACCACTGCTAGTGAACTATAAGTCTGATGGTACTACTGATAGTTCACTGCTACGGCTAATGAACTGATAAACTGATGGTACCATTTCAAGTGAACTGTTAATCTGATGGTATCACTGCTAGTGAACTGTTTTAAAATAGTTGGTACCAATGCTAGTGAACTGTAAGTCTGATGGTACAACTGCTAGTAAACTGTTAATCTGATGGTACCACTGCTAGTGAACTGTTAATAGTTGGAACCCATGCTAGCTGACCGTAAGTCTGATGGTGCAACTGGTAGTGAACTGTAAATCTGATAGTACCACTGCTAGTGAACTGTTAATAGTTGGTACCAATGCTAGTGAACTGTTAATAGTTGGTACCAATGCTAGTGAACTGTAAGTCTGATGGTACCACTGCTAGTGAACTGGTAATCTGATGGTACCACTTGTTCACTGCTACGGCTAGTGAACTGATAAACTGATGGTACCATTTCAAGTGAACTGTTAATCTGATGGTATCACTGCTAGTGAACTGTTAATAGTTGGTACCAATGCTAGTGAACTGTAAGTCTGATGGTACAACTGCTAGTAAACTGATAATCTGATGGTACCACTGCTAGTGAACTGTTAATAGTGTGTACCCATGCTAGCTGACTGTAAGTCTGATGGTGCAACTGCTAGTGAACTGTAAATCTGATAGTGCCACTGCTAGTGAACTGTTGATAGTTGGTACCAATGCTAGTGAACTGTAAGTCTGATTGTACCACTAGTTCACTGCTACGGCTAGTGAACTGATAAACTGATGGTACCATTTCAAGTGAACTGTTAATCTGATGGCATCACTGCTAGTGAATTGTTAATAGTTGGTACCAATGCTAGTGAACTGTAAGTCTGATGGTGCAACTGCTAGTGAACTGTAAATCAGATAGTACCACTGCTAGTGAACTGTTAATGGTACCAATTCTAGTGAACTGTAAGTCTGATGGTACCACTGCTTGGGAACTGGTAATCTGATGGTAGCACTAGTTCACTGCTACGGCTAGTGAACTGATAAACTGATGGTACCTCTGCTAGTGAACTGTTGATTTGATGGTACCACTGCTAGTGATCTGTTAATAGTTGGTACCAATGCTAGTGAACTGTAAGTCTGATGGTACCACTGCTAGTGAACTGTTGATTTGATGGTACCACTGCTAGTGATCTGTTAATAGTTGGTACCAATGCTAGTGAACTGTAAGTCTGATGGTACCACTGCTAGTGAACTGGTAATCTAATTGTATCACTGCTAGTGATCTGGTAATATAATGGTACCACTGCTAGTGAACTGTTAATAGTTGAAATCAATGCTAGTGGACTATAAGGCTGATGGTAAAACTGGTAATGAACTGTTAATATGATGGTATCACTGCTAGTGGACTGCTAGTCTGATAGTTCACCGCTACGGCTAGTGAACTGATAAAACTGATGGTaccactgcttgtgaactgttaATCTGATGGTACCATTGCTATTGATCTGATAATAGTTGGTGCCAATGCTAGTGAACTGTTAATAGTTGGTACCAATGCTAGTGAACTGTAAGTCTGATGGTACCACTGCTAGTAAATTGTTAATCTGATGCTACCACTGTTAGTGAACTGTTAATAGTTGGTACTAATGGTAATGGTTAATTTGATGGTATTACTGCTAATGGACTGCtagtctgtctgtccggcgtaaacatgtcgcaccgtaacttgaaaACGACTTacccaaatttcatgaaacttaatatagttgtttcttattatggtcaaatgatctgtatactttttggtgaaaataagatttacactttttgagttacggcattttgtaactaaaacaggggggggtgttttttttcacctgtcgcaccgtatctcaaaaacttttcttgattattgcttaaaactttacacacttcttagttatagtaatcttaatatctgtatactttttggtgatgattcaaaatttcatttttgtgttattgagtattttgtaaaaaagggggaggttttttttacatatcgcgctgtatctcaaaaacaatttatgattattgcttaaaactttacacacttctttgttatattaatctaaagatctgtatgcTTTTTGTTGAtgcttcaaaatttcatttttgagttattgagtattttgtaaaaacgggggaggggttttttacatgtcgtgccatatctcaaaaacaatttatgattattgcttaaaactttacacacttctttgttatttcaatcttaagatctgtatactttttggtgatgacttaaaattttatttttgagttattgagtattttgtaaaaaaggggatggttgcttttttttacatgtcacgccaTATCTTAAAagcaatttatgattattgcttgaaactgtacacacttatattaatctaaagatctgtattctttttggtttaattcaaaattttattttagtggtatttagttttttgtaaaaaaaaaaaacaggtgctCCGCAGGGGGCAGCTTTATACGaacgcagaggtcgaaccctgaacagttggggcaagtatggacaaaacattcaagcgtgatacagctctgaatttggattgtgatcaaattttttacattacatggtttttttttacacaaaacaaatgtcaagattttacaaatcaattaaagatttcttcttcaaactttttaaatctaaaattaaatagttgacacagcaaaggtttctgacacagaatgaatgtagtctaatgaacttaaattttttttgcctttgagcaattcactatgctgttgaatattaatcctctcaaaaaaatgtttgaagaaattttctttttatttatgaaatctgaaatgagaaaaatttaaaccccccccccttttttttcacatccccgtttccctttttccaaaactgatatcaattcaaatttctaatggagtttgcaacaataactacccTTTTAAATACAtcctaaaatattaaaatgtaaaataaagtgcttgttatcactgaatggtaaagattggttggtagtaagagtgaatatacattgtttattgtataaaacaataaaaaaaacttcatcagcaacattttatattggcaaatttccaatgaagttatttacataaagttattggcaaataaaaatagaaaatgacatcatagtcatgtctggcaaatgtccaacatacattatctaaaaacattttagataagataaggaaaaaaagcttcatcagcaacattttatattggcaaatttccaatgaagttatttacataaagttattggcaaataaaaatagaaaatgacatcatagtcatgtctggcaaatttccaacatatattatcaactactattctatacaaagaaagataactccaattgaaaattaattgctattgcacaatattgtgcaattagatatttcttgctattgtgcaatactgtgcaattgaaaatttcttgctattgcacaatacttgatatggaatcctgaacttgaaaactgggcccataatcaaaaatcaaagtacatgtttagataaagcatatcaaataagcccaataatttaatttttgttaaaatcaaacttagtttaattttggaccctttggaccttaatgtagaccaatttgaaaactggaccaaaaattaagaatctacatacacagttagatttggcatatcaaagaacccatttattcaatttttgatgaaatcaaacaaagtttaattttggacccccatttggaccaacttgaaaactaggccaataattaaaaatctaagtacatttttaaattcagcagatcaaagaaccccaaggattcaatttttgttaaaatcaaactaagtttaattttggaccctttggaccttaatgtagaccaatttgaaaatgggaccaaaaattaagaatctacatacatagttagattcggcatatcaaagaaccccaattattcaatttttgatgaaatcgcacaaagttcaattttggaccctttgggccccttattcctaaactgttgggaccataactcccaaaatcaaacccaaccatccttttatggtcataaaccttgtgtttaaatttcatagatttctatttacttatacttaagttattgtgcgaaaaccaagaataatgcttatttgggcccttttttggcccctaattcctaaactgttagaaccaaaactcccaaaatcaatcccaaccttccttttgtgatcataaaccttgtgtcaaaatttcatagatttctattcacttaaactaaagttatagtgcgaaaaccaagaaaatgcttatttgggccctttttggcccctaattcctaaaatgttggaaccaaaactcccaaaatcaatcccaatcttccttttgtggtcataaaccttgtgttaaaatttcattgatttctattcacttttactaaagttagagtgcgaaaactaaaagtattcggacgacgacgacgacgacgacgccaacgtgatagcaatatacgaccaaaaaattaaaatttttgcggtcgtataaaaacagggttggggggggggggggggttcacaaTTCCCGTCgcgtctcaaaaacaataaatggctATTGCTTAATACTTTCTCAGagactatttatgattattgcataatcttccacacaagacgtcgggcgtatcatgcgctcatggcgcagctgtttatttgttcagtcagtacattgaattagatttaacatttttaattaaagGAACAGCCTATTTTTAAGAggaattgataagatattgattcctgaatggtccaaaacaaccaaaatggcatgtccctagaccgcctgttcaacattcatactacGAAaagcatcaaaatgtccactacgtaacatgagttgtaccttcatatgttaagtactgtctaatctttatcgataaaaa
It includes:
- the LOC139513136 gene encoding torsin-1A-like: MDEEPMEMSPDGNRNKNYYQGFHDNSNSDMDVDTSHDRSYSSPYVNNFSFHNMSATISTSSPYKSESKYFHQAGESVKPLGMRPLIVPKKNQEKKISNLHKDENLNTLLSESNKLIKSSLEKKKSRSKSKEMSPREKRVNRRKSGNQYDGRRKFYGWLFLAVLFALLSTFIVIHQKCHIHMDVNKFEHVFDENVFGQHIAKHALTTTLRNISLRMQNDTKLSTNPLVFSFHGWTGVGKNFVTKQFLYGFDNARVTTFLIPLHFPHNSQDKEYKINIQKWVKGNITLCYVNMFVFDEMDKATPGLLEGLLSVMKDIQRIEMEKTWIIFLFLSNSRGHQINNYLFTEMKSGKKRNDITFEEILPVLTNLDSSDEWYKDFHKQGLIHTFVPFLPLNKYHVHQCIEKDIIKKGSRPTTELINSISEEMHYIQPVADHVPYSLTGCKRVSDKVDIHI